From the genome of Alteromonas stellipolaris:
TATTTATATGTAGTACAATGCCGTTTAAATCAAACGTTTTAAAGAGTCGCCAATGATAGATGATCAAGAAAGTAAAACTGAACAGCTAATTCACACTATTAGCGACCTTGCAAAATACGTTGATTATTCATTTCTTAACAGCCTAGTGGCAGACCCACAAGCACAAGATGATGGCAATGAGCATAACCCAAGGCAGGTATTCTCTGGGCATTATGTACCGGTAACACCAACCCCCATAGGAAACCCCACGTATGTTGCTCATAGCCACACTTTATTTGAAGAATTAGGGTTTGATAATAGCCTTGCCCACACCCCTGAATTTATGCGCTTGTTTTCGGGCGACATGTCTTCCCTCCCTTCTGAAATAAAGCCCTATGGATGGGCTACTGGCTATGCACTGTCTATTTATGGCACTGAATATATTCAGCAGTGTCCATTTTCAACGGGAAATGGCTATGGAGATGGTCGAGCCCTTTCTGTGCTGGAAACAGTTACCAATGGAAGGCGCTTTGAAATGCAGTTGAAAGGCGCAGGAAGAACACCATACTGCCGAGGTGCAGACGGCAGAGCGGTATTGCGCTCCAGCGTGCGAGAGTTCTTAGTACAAGAACATATGCACGCACTGGGTATTCCTACTTCTCGTTCTCTTAGTTTATTTATGTCTCAGTCGGAAACTGTCGACAGGCCTTGGTATTTAGAAGGCTCAAACTCCCAAGACCCAGAAGTTATGGTGCCAAACCTTGTGGCCATTTCAACCCGCGTCGCCCCTTCATTTATTCGCGTGGGTCAGCTAGAGCTTTTTGGAAGACGGGCAAGAAGCATCGAACATCCAACGGCTTTAAAAGAGCTGCAGGTTTTGACAGCGCACTTGATTGAACGCGAATATAAAAACGACATCGATACAACACAACCCTTTGAAAGCCAGCTTGCTGTCCTTGCCGCTGCGTTTCAAGACAGGCTTACGTCGCTTGTCGCCCATTGGATTCGAGTAGGTTACTGCCAAGGAAATTTCAATAGCGACAACTGCGCGGCGGGAGGATATACATTAGATTATGGGCCGTTCGGATTCTGTGAGTTATTCGACCCTGCTTACCAACCATGGACTGGCGGAGGTCGTCACTTCTCGTTTCTTAACCAACCTGTAGCAGCAGAAAAGAACTTTGCTATGTTTTGTCGCGCCATTGAGCCATTGCTTGCCGATGCACCAGAGGAACTAGAAGCATTGCGCGATGTGAACAGCAACTTTGCCACGGTCATGCAAGAAAAAATGGATAACATGTGGGCCGCAAAACTCGGGCTTGCGGTTTACGACAATGACCTTTTGCTGCAACTGTTGCACTTAATGATGCGTACCGGTGTGGACTATAACCATTTTTTCAGAGAGTTATCTAACCTTCCTACGACTGTTGATGCGCTGAAAACGAGTTTTTATGCTCCGTTAAAAGAAGACATGATTTCCCAGTGGAATGGGTGGCTGCAAGATTGGCGAGCTCAACTTGAAAAGTCGGGGGATATTAACGAAGTCGCGACAAAAATGAAGCTTACCAACCCGAAATTTACCTGGCGTGAATGGTTAGTTGTGCCGGCATATAAAGAGGCGGAAGTGGGTACTTTCAATCGTATTCACGCACTACAAGAAGTGCTTACCAAGCCTTACGAAGAACAATCAGCGCAAACAGAAAGTGATTATTACCGTTTGCGCCCTCGAGAATATTTTGGTGCTG
Proteins encoded in this window:
- a CDS encoding protein adenylyltransferase SelO, with protein sequence MIDDQESKTEQLIHTISDLAKYVDYSFLNSLVADPQAQDDGNEHNPRQVFSGHYVPVTPTPIGNPTYVAHSHTLFEELGFDNSLAHTPEFMRLFSGDMSSLPSEIKPYGWATGYALSIYGTEYIQQCPFSTGNGYGDGRALSVLETVTNGRRFEMQLKGAGRTPYCRGADGRAVLRSSVREFLVQEHMHALGIPTSRSLSLFMSQSETVDRPWYLEGSNSQDPEVMVPNLVAISTRVAPSFIRVGQLELFGRRARSIEHPTALKELQVLTAHLIEREYKNDIDTTQPFESQLAVLAAAFQDRLTSLVAHWIRVGYCQGNFNSDNCAAGGYTLDYGPFGFCELFDPAYQPWTGGGRHFSFLNQPVAAEKNFAMFCRAIEPLLADAPEELEALRDVNSNFATVMQEKMDNMWAAKLGLAVYDNDLLLQLLHLMMRTGVDYNHFFRELSNLPTTVDALKTSFYAPLKEDMISQWNGWLQDWRAQLEKSGDINEVATKMKLTNPKFTWREWLVVPAYKEAEVGTFNRIHALQEVLTKPYEEQSAQTESDYYRLRPREYFGAGGISHYSCSS